One Desulforhopalus sp. DNA segment encodes these proteins:
- a CDS encoding tetratricopeptide repeat protein, translated as MKGKILYRILPIVFALVLWQNATACAAGNEETLFQQGNEAYSRGDYAQAIARYEELTASAGLSPAVLFNLANSYAQSGKIGKAVVNYERALRLTPGDPDIIGNLELVRKESGLFDSEPAGMAIRFLQLLSIDQWTVLGLVALAGVTLLQVAVLRYRVGGKTSAGVRITCGLVLILAVAGTLIRYQSFRPSVVVAADARLLISPFASAASIGAIQEGRLVYPQKVHGLFTSVKDATNRQGWIASASLEEVVPAQYR; from the coding sequence ATGAAGGGGAAGATACTATACCGTATACTGCCCATCGTATTCGCCCTTGTGCTTTGGCAGAATGCCACGGCCTGCGCTGCCGGCAATGAGGAAACTCTCTTCCAGCAGGGCAACGAGGCTTACAGCCGCGGCGATTACGCCCAAGCCATCGCTCGCTACGAAGAGTTGACGGCTTCTGCCGGCCTGTCGCCGGCGGTGCTCTTTAACCTCGCCAACAGCTACGCCCAGAGCGGCAAAATCGGCAAGGCGGTGGTCAATTATGAGCGCGCCCTGCGCCTTACCCCGGGGGATCCAGACATCATCGGCAACCTCGAACTGGTGCGCAAGGAAAGCGGCCTCTTCGACAGTGAACCTGCGGGGATGGCCATCCGTTTCCTGCAGCTTCTCAGCATCGACCAGTGGACAGTGCTCGGCCTTGTGGCCCTGGCCGGAGTGACCCTGTTGCAAGTGGCCGTCCTGAGGTACCGCGTCGGCGGCAAGACCAGTGCCGGGGTGAGAATTACCTGTGGTCTGGTACTCATCCTCGCCGTCGCCGGAACACTCATCCGCTATCAGAGCTTCAGGCCCTCGGTAGTGGTGGCCGCTGATGCCCGGTTGCTCATCTCCCCCTTTGCCTCGGCAGCCTCAATCGGGGCCATCCAGGAGGGGCGTCTGGTGTATCCGCAGAAAGTCCATGGCCTCTTCACCTCGGTCAAAGATGCAACCAACCGCCAGGGCTGGATTGCTTCAGCAAGCCTTGAGGAGGTTGTCCCGGCGCAATACCGCTAA